Sequence from the Candidatus Rokuibacteriota bacterium genome:
CGCGCAGCGGCAGGACCATGCGCGCGGTGGCGAACAGCCCGGAGATGGCGGAGATCGTCGGGATCGACACGCGGCGGGTCTTCGTCACCGCCTTCGCCATCGGCTCGGCCCTGGCCGCCCCTGCCGCCATCCTCTACACGCTGGACAAGGGCGCGACGCCCGACATGGGGGTAACGGCGGTCCTCATGGCCGCCATTGCCGTCATCGTCGGCGGGGTCGAGAGCTTGCCGGGCGCGGCGCTCGGCGGCCTGATCATCGGGCTCGCGCGCAACTGGGGGATCTGGCTTGTGCCCTCGGAGTGGCAGAGCGCCATCGCCTTCGGCATCCTCCTGGTGGTCATCCTGTTCCGGCCCACAGGGCTGTTCGGCGTCAAGCTCAGGAAGGCCGAGATCTGACGGATGGATTACTTCATCCACATCGCCATCCTCGTTGCGCTCTACAGCATCCTGAGCACCTCGTACAACCTCCTCATCGGCTACACCGGCCTCTTCTCCATCGCCCACGCCGCCTTCTACGGGATCGGCGCCTACACCTCGGCGCTCCTGGCGCTGCGCTTCGGGGTGAGCTTTCCGCTGGCCCTGCTGGCCGCGGTGCTTCTCACCGCGCTGGTGGGCGGCGCGATCGGGGTGCCGGCCCTCAGGGTGCGGGGGGACTACCTGGTGATCGCGTCCTTCGGCTTTCAGATGATCGTGTTCGGTGTGATGCTCAACTGGCTCGCCGTGACGGGTGGCGAAGGCGGGCTGACCGGGATCCCGAGGCCTGAGCTCTTCGGCATCAAGATCTTCTCGCCGCTCACCTATCTCCCGCTCGCCGTGGCGGTTGCCGGCCTCTGCTTCCTGGTGACGTGGTGGATCGCCCGCTCTCCCTTCGGGCGGGTGCTCAAGGCGATCCGGGAGGACGAGGTGGCGAGCCAGTCGCTGGGTAAGGACATCGTGTACTTCAAGATCGCGGTCTTCGCGCTGGCCGGTGGCCTGGCGGCGGTGGCGGGGAGCTTCTACGCCCACTACGTGACCTTCATCAATCCGCTGAGCTTCACGCTGGACGAGTCGATCTTTATCATGGCCGTGGTGCTGGTCGGCGGGGCGGGGAACCTCTGGGGCTCGCTCGTGGGGACGACGGCGCTGGTCGTGGCGCCGGAGGCTCTGCGCTTTCTCAGGATTCCCGACGCCATTGCCGCGCCGTTTCGCCAGATCCTCTACGGCCTCCTGCTGGTTCTGTTCGTGCGCTTTCGCCCCCAGGGGTTGATCGGCGAGCGCCCCACAGCCAGGCGCGGCCTGAAAGCGCTTCCGAAGGAGAAGAAGCTCGACAGCTCACCGCTCGAGGTCAGGCTCGGAAATCCCGCGGGCGGCGCGCAGGCGGCCGGCAGGAGTGCCGGCCCGCCGTTCCTCGCACTCCGTGGGGTGTCCAAGAGCTTCGGCGGGATTCGCGCGCTCGACAATCTCTCTCTGACCCTCGAGGAGCGGAGAATCATGGGGCTGATCGGTCCGAACGGGGCCGGCAAGACCACCGCCTTCAACGTGATCACGGGCTTTGTGGAGCCCGACGCCGGCAGCATCGCGTACCGGGGCCGCGACCTCGGAGGGTCGAAGCCTCACGAGATCGCCCGGCTCGGGATCGTCCGGTCATTTCAGGATCTCCGGCTCTTCCCACGGATGAGCGTGCTCGAGAACGTCCTGGTCGCGCTGCCGGGACAACGGGGAGAGCGGCTCGGCTCCGCCTTTCTGGCCGCGCCCCGGGTCCTCCGCGCTGAGCGCGACAACATCGAGCGAGCCTACGAGCTGCTGGCCTTCGTGGGCCTCGCCGAGAAGGTCGGGGAGCTGGCGGAGGATCTTTCCTACGCCGAGCAGAAGCTCCTGGCGCTCGCGCGGCTCCTGGCGACCCAGGCCGACCTGTTGCTTCTGGACGAGCCGGCCTCGGGCCTGGATCCGACGAGCGTGGAGGCGATCATGGCCCTGATCCGGCGCCTGCCGGAGTACGGCAAAACGGTCTGCGTCATCGAGCACAACCTGGACGTGATCAAGGGGCTCGCCGATCCTGTCATCTTCCTCGACGAGGGGCGGGTCATCGCCAGCGGGACGCCAGGCGAGATCATGGCCGATCCCCGTCTGGCCGACATCTACTTCGGCGCCTGAAGCCGGAGCCCATGCTGCTCGAGGTGCGGGACGTCGTGGCCGGGTACGGGAAGAAGACCGTCC
This genomic interval carries:
- a CDS encoding branched-chain amino acid ABC transporter ATP-binding protein/permease; this translates as MDYFIHIAILVALYSILSTSYNLLIGYTGLFSIAHAAFYGIGAYTSALLALRFGVSFPLALLAAVLLTALVGGAIGVPALRVRGDYLVIASFGFQMIVFGVMLNWLAVTGGEGGLTGIPRPELFGIKIFSPLTYLPLAVAVAGLCFLVTWWIARSPFGRVLKAIREDEVASQSLGKDIVYFKIAVFALAGGLAAVAGSFYAHYVTFINPLSFTLDESIFIMAVVLVGGAGNLWGSLVGTTALVVAPEALRFLRIPDAIAAPFRQILYGLLLVLFVRFRPQGLIGERPTARRGLKALPKEKKLDSSPLEVRLGNPAGGAQAAGRSAGPPFLALRGVSKSFGGIRALDNLSLTLEERRIMGLIGPNGAGKTTAFNVITGFVEPDAGSIAYRGRDLGGSKPHEIARLGIVRSFQDLRLFPRMSVLENVLVALPGQRGERLGSAFLAAPRVLRAERDNIERAYELLAFVGLAEKVGELAEDLSYAEQKLLALARLLATQADLLLLDEPASGLDPTSVEAIMALIRRLPEYGKTVCVIEHNLDVIKGLADPVIFLDEGRVIASGTPGEIMADPRLADIYFGA